TTTTCAGTCTCTATATGAATGCAGTCTTAAAGGCCAGGGCCTTGAGAATAGGCTATCCTGTGTATTTGAGACTATAGGTAAcattattttacaaaaggtttagAACCAGCATGACTACACACAGGTGACAGAGCACAAACGTTAAAGTAAAAAGGAACAAGTCTGATATAGGGTCAGATTCGTTCTTGCCTATTACACCTTTAGCTCCCAAATACCTTTGCTTTACTCACAACTGAATTACTAAGTTATGAGTCATAGAATTTTaagttataaattattttactttggaAATCTGAGGATATTGCTCCACACTGTTTTCTAGAGCCCAGTGCTCCCGGTGAGAGTCTGAATGGTATGGACATTCTTGTCTATCCAATATAcatcccctctcctcttcctatttCCCAACAGAACCAGAAGCCTGATTCTGTGTCCATATCCATCGTCCAACCAGCACCTGAGGAGCAGAGTGAACAGAAGATAGAAACCTGATTTTTCGATGACCTTACTGAACCACTGATTCTGCTAAGCTGTAGTCTGGACCACATACTAGTAAGATTATACTCAAAATCCAAgttagacttcagcagtacatgaactgagaacttccaaatgtacaagctggatttagaaagggcagaagaaccagagataaaattgccagcatctcactggatcatagaaaaagcaagggaattccagaaaaacatctacttctgttttgttgactacaagaaagcctttgtgtggatcacagcaaactgtggaatattcttaaagagatgggaataccagaccatcttacctatttctgagaaacctgtatgcaggttaagaagcaacagttagaaccagacaaggaGCAACAAtatggttcaaaattgagaaaggagtacaacatggcagtatattgtcaccctgcttatttaacttatacgcagcgtacttgtgaaatgccagcctggatgaatcacaagctggaatcaagattgccaggagaaatatcaacagcctcatatatgcagatgatactactctaattgcagaaagtgaagaggaactaaagagcctcctgatgagggtgaaagaggagagtgaaaaagctggcttaaaactcaacattaaaaaaactaagatcatagaatcagtcccatcacttcctggcaagtagactgggaaaaagtagaagcagtgacagattttattttggggggctccaaaatcactgcagaaggtgattgtagccatgaaataaaaagatgcttgctccttggaaggaaaactatgacaaacctaaacagcctattaaaaagcagagacatcactttgctgataaagatccatatagtcaaagctatggtttttcagtagtcatgtgcgtatgtgagagttggtccataaagaagactgagtgccaaagaactgatgcttttgaattgtggtgctggagaaaactcttgagagttccttgcacctcaaggagatcagtcctaaaggaaagtcaatcctaaaggaaatcaaacctcaatattcattggagggactgatgctgaagttgacactccaatacttaggccagctgatgtgaagagatgactgactggaaaagaccctgatgctgggaaagactgaaggcaaacagCAGAGCATGAAATGGTTAgacagtatcactgactcaagggacacgaacttgagtaaactctgggagatagtgaaggacaggggagcctggtgtgttgcaatccatggggtcacaaagagtccgacacgacttagcgactgaacaacagcctgGCCCAAGATTTCTTGTTGTGCCTTTACAtgcgtactaagtcgcttcagtcgtgtcagtctctgtgcaacgctatggactcttctgcccatggaattctccaggcaagaaatctggaATGGATTGctgaaccctcctccaggggatcttcccaacccagcgattaaacgcacgtctcctgcattggctggcaatGCAGTGCTCCTGTATTGgtgggcaagttctttaccactagcaccatcttgGAAGCCCTTAAATGCTTTTACATTTAAACTAATTTGAGCAGTCCTGTCTTCTATTATTGTACAAGTAATATACAGGATatcttgtgtttcctttttataccctggttgcttttaagattttagaGTTCTGAAATTTTCTCCAGGATgtatttcctcctccttttccccaCCCTCCTGGCCCCCTGCCAGTCATGCTCAGCACTTCATCTTCTATTTCATCTGAAGAAAGACCCAGGCTTTCTTCAGTTTGAATATGTTTTCTACTATATCTCTACATGTAATCTATTTggaattatttctttctcttttttttctattttcttctgaatCTTTCTGTTAGATAGCCTTTGGCTCTCAGGGCACATATCTGCTACACACCTTCCAAGATTTTCAATTTCTGGTACTCCGATGGCATTTTCCTAGACCTGTATGggttttattactttaaaaattatatatggggcttcccttgtggctcagctggtaaagaattcatgttgcaatgtgggagacctgggttcgatccctgggttgggaagatcccctggagaagggaaaggctacccactccagttttctggtctggagaattccatggactgtatagtccatggggttgcaaagaattggacatgactaaaaacTATATAtggaagtgtttttattttaaagaatatgaagaatatGTACATTTCAATGCTGTCTTGCCAATAATGGttcacaattattttattttaaattattacttttattgtggtaaaatacacataatataaaatttaccagttcaaccatttttttaagtgtatggcTCAGTAGCATTAAGTATATTTTCACTGTTGTGCCATCATCACCACTagtcatctccagaactttttcattatcTCAATCTGAAATCCAAACCCAGTAAACAAGAAATCCTCACTTCCTCCTTCCCTTAGTCCCTGGTAACCAGTATTCTACTTTCCATCTATGAATCTGACTATTGTAGACACCTCATATAGgtggaattatacaatatttgtctttttgagtTTGCCTTATTTTACTTTTCGTgtcaagattcatccatattgtagcatatatcagatattccttcctttttatggatgaacatttcattgtatgcatagaccacattttgtttacccactTACCAGTTCACTGACACTTGAGTTCTTCCTACTTTTTCACTATTTTGAATAACACTTCTGTGAACAGTAGTGTATAACCTGCTTGAGtccttgctttcaattctttggggaatatacttagaagtggaattgctggattatatagtaattctatttttaataccgAGGATCCACCATACTATTTCCACAGCAGCTGtgttgcagggaggaagccaattttgactccatgttggaaactgtttctttgactcgctttttattgctttaattattataatcatactcaGTGGCTTGCCTGAAGCACCCTGCCCCTCTGTTTGATTAAAGTACCTTTGTTCAACTGGTGAAGAGATAGTTtgcccctgcccacctgtgaacagaagagattaacacaccaCTTCTGACGGCTGGACattcccttggagatgttttgcaagactgaaggCCCTTTCACTTTGTTTCCCCATTGCTTCTCCTTCTCtagtctgccttttgactttagttcctcattgcttctttctctctgatctataaaatatcctggcatccagaccccaataagatgattattttgaggcgctagcctgccatcttcatGGTCTGCCGTTCCCCTGATTAAAGTCTcctccttgcctcaacaccttgaAGCTCAGATTTGTTGGCCTGTGGTGAGAGGAGCAGACCAAACTTGGACTCGGTAACAGCTGCAGCATTTTACATTCTCAGCAGCAGTTCACAAGGATTCAATTTCAACAAGTCCTCACCAATGCAAGTtgctttctgaattattttgttcTTGTCTTTGTTTTGATAGCAGCTATCCTAATGGATAAAGTgctagctcattgtggttttgatttgcagttctctaaggTTAGCAGTGTGTACTGTTGCATTTGACTATTTTTGCTTCAGATCTCTTTCTCATATTATTTTCCTGGTATATAATAATTAATCTCTTTATTCTCTACCTTAAGGTGTCCTTTGGTTTTAGGCCTGGTTTTGTAAACTTTAATGGTGGCTATTTAAAAAAGCATTCACTTGATATTTATAGAATTGTATTATTTGGTATGTACAGTGCCAGACAATGAGGATGGAGTGGGAAAGAAGGGGGTTACTCTCAATACTGGAAAACAAGCTTTACAATTTAAAGGAACCCTTTTAAAAGAAGTAATGAATGTCACGAAAAGGGCAATACTAggtctatgtttttcttttcacccCATGTGTcagttaaattatatatatatattttttttttattataggttACAAAATttagacaattttttaaattaaaaaagtcgTTAAATAGATACTAACAGTTTTCTCAATAACCAAGAAAAAGCAGCAGCAAGCGGCTAGTCTTCCACGTTTTCTACTACATGCTCACTTTTTCCACTTATTATCATTGTCATCATAATTTTAAATGCAACGGGTGCACGAAAGGACACGTGGTTACAGCCGAGGCGTCAGCCTCTGGCTTTTGCAAGACTGCTTTCTCTAGCCTTCCCTTCCTTAGACCTTCTCGGTCTCCGTAGAGGGCCGTGCCGTGGAGACGTCTGGGAAGTATAGTTCGAAAGGAAAAGCGCTAGGGTTCTCCTGTACGCACGCGCAGTTCTGCCCGGTGGCCTGGCGGCGGCGACGCTAAGTATCCTGCACTAGGTTCTCCTCTTACCTTCTGTAGGGTCCGCCGCTTCCCACGTCCCGGCGAGCACAGGTACAGACTGCCTTTGAGAGTGGGCCCGGGGTGTTAGGCTCCTACAGCAGGGGGCGGACAGAGGGTCAGCTGCGGCGAGTCCCAGCTTCGGGCGTCCAAGCCCGGGCGGCCTTGGCAGGTGAACGCGGCCGGAGGAGGGGGCGTTGCCCCGGCAAGGCCCCTCGACGGACGGCGCGGCTCAGTCTGGGCCAGGCTCCCAGAAAGGTGTCCCTCGAGAAGAGATTGCAAGGAGCTGTGTCTCATTTCGGGATTCGTGAGCCCTGAGGCGGTTTTCAGCTTTTACCGTTTGTTGGTATTTTCTCCCCTGCAGCTGAAACTTAATGTTTATGCCTTTTGCCAACCTTGTATTTTGGCATTGTTCTTCTAGGCTGAATCCTGAGTGACTTAACTGTTtccttttgtgtttaattttgtcCACTTGTTAAGTTACGTCCCTTTCCTCTAAATGTTAAATTCATTTCTAGCTAACGAAGGTATTTTTTATGTCTTGTACTTTTAGGAGCGTGGGGGTATGGAAGGTGGATCGGTAACGTTTCCTTTTACAGTTAAGGATGTTTAATAACTTTCTTCACAAAGGAAACACAATGtccaagaggaagagaagaggactaATTTTTGGTTGGCTGTTTCTGAAAAGGACACCAGTTCTTAAAATGACATTTGAAGAATTATTATAATCCTAATTACTACAGCTCAAAATACCTAAATGCAGGTGTGAAGAATATTTGTCATGTCTCATCAGTTTAATGTCTCTGTGAGCCCGGTGAGACTGCTGTTTACAGTGTTAATTTGTATCAGGTGGTTCTAATACCTTCATTTAATTCATCTTTATTCATGAATCATTGGCTGAAAGGTTGCAGGCTCAGGGACTGGAAGTCTGCTTACTGTGCACTCCTGGTTTTGGTGGTCAAGCACAGGTCCCCTCCAACTCAGAAATGCCTGGgcttccaggtttcctttggtTTCTACAGGGTGCTCAGCCTGTGGAGACTTCTTAACCTGGTCTAACCCTAATGAGGAGGGGAGTGCAGATAGAATGGAAAGACCTCacactttctttctcccttttaggTGCCCTCTCTAAAAGGAGCAGCAGGACGGAGGGAGAAATGGCCACAAGGTTGCTGCCAGCCCAGGCTCTGGTGAGTGAAGGTTTCTTTCTTGAACTGCCTTCTGGGCTTAGAGGTTGGGGACATGCGTCATCTATTGTTGAGCTTTTCTAGGTAATGAAGCCCACTGAGGGACCAGAATTGAGGAACTCCAAAAAGACGGTATTTCCCTTGCTGCAGGGCCAGCCTCTTTGTGAATTTTCCACTTAACCAGTTAGTGCTTGTTGACTTGGAAATGAATGGGCCCACAGGCCCCATGCCAATGCCATGCCCAGAGCTTTGTGAAGGATCCAGGTTTGTTTTGCCCCATGGAGGGCAGAGACATAGGGGAGTCAAATCTAGGAAATCAACTGAGAACTAATCTACTACAGTAATACCTGATCAGAGTCTGGGTGATTTTCTAAGAAGATCCTAGAAAGAAGACCTAGTAGTCAGAGATGCTTCCTACTATTGTGGTCAGAGATTCTTCCTGCTATTGTGCAGTTTTATACATATGAGCAGTATTAGGCTTATACAGttgttgaaaggaaaagaagttaCAATTTGGGCTGTGGTTTGGAGGAGGGGACAGATTCAGGGAAGTGAGACTTCCCTGAGGTGAGAAGCATCTGGTTCACAgtgatttcttcccttttttgccCTTTCACTTGGGGAACAATAATTAAAAGCATAatctctttccaacccagaaaacCTTTCCACATcagtagaagagaaagaaaacacttttattaTTGAGTAAACATTACACCAGAATGTATTGTGTATTACTGGCAATCCACTAAAGAGATTGCAGAGACAGAAAGCTCACTTACATATCGCTAAGTGCATAACCCAGTTTTGCAGTTTGGAAATTTGTCAGGTAGCAAGTTAGGCCCATCTCCTCCTAGGAAATGGTGACCAGGTCCTTGAGGAAACAGTCCTGAATTGTGAGACttatttagccattaaaaagacttACATACATTTGGTAAGGGAAATTcggaaagaaaatgaaggatgGGGTTGGAGTCTTCTCACTTATTTCTAacagccttttatttttaatttgccgTTGCCCTTACCAATCAAAGAACACCCTGGCCTTGTGACTGCCTTTCTGGATTTTAGGGATAAAGTGTGGAAGTATTTTTACCTCTAGAAATGTGTCCTAAGAAAATAAGCTTTTTTGTGATGTGCAGGGACATTCAATCCAGTATTTTTAGGgttacaaaaatggaaataacctaaataccCACCAGTAGATTAGTTAAGTAAACCATCTAATAATCTATAAGTAATCTATACAGTGAGATATGTGGCAGCAAATAAAAAGTGTTGAGTGGGGTAAAGTTACctgtgtaacattttatttttatttaaatttagagCCATATTATCATGTAAAAAGTCTGAAAGAACACACAACAAGAAGTGAACAAACCTTGTATTTGATGGTAGGAAGTTACATtaatgttgctttttctttttttgtctgcaccatgtggcatgcaggatcttagttccctgaccagggatggaacccatccctctgcagtgggagcatagagtcttaaccactggctatcagggaagtccaacattcctttttcttttgcttgttgATCATTCCTaatttgctgaaagaaaaaaaaaagattcttaataataaaagaaagggaCCACCAGTTTAAAACAGGTGACTTGTGATGCACTGAAGCCGGAGATGTTCCCAAAGCCACATTCATGTGTCTGATGTAccgtgaggccaaacaaaccaaaacatcagagtttggagTGGGAAAGGTTTATTGTAGGGCCGAGCAAGAACAGATGGCTTGTATGCAAAAAACTCAACTCCCTGATGGTTTTCAGGGAAAAGTTTTTTTAGGCAAAATTTGAGATACGGGCTGCAGACTGTAAATTTCTTCTGACTGGTTGGCAGTGAGGTAACAGGGCAGTGTTCCAGCACTGTTGCGCTCAGCCTTGAGTAACCATCCTCTGCCTGggtgggggccttagttcctgcagaagaactcaaagatacgTTCTTATGTGTGTCCCTTGagtaggaaccaggaccctgctttttggctgcacagttgtttcttgactcctgttcctttgtttctgcattccctcaaTTCCCTCATTAGCGACTGTTTGAATATGCCCCTTGGGATTCAGAAAGGTCTAGGAGGTTGAAGCccttttcctacaaacaagaaatggagaCCATGGAAAGGCTTTATGTATATAGGAGGGCCCCTCAGGGCTCCTGCTTGGTTTCAGAGAGAAGTAGAACAAAGGCTTCTGGGATGGGGAGAGTCCCAGCTGCAGCCTTGTCACTTGGCTCTTCAAAGATTGTACAGCCCACGTGCTGGGGCTGCTTCTGGGAAAGCCACGCCTGGGGCCTTCTCAAAGCCTCCTTCGCTGTGACTGGCAACATCCTTTCATCCGAGACAGAGGTGGTCCAAGGTGACCACAGAATCCAAGCACACCTGTTGCTCCCTGAGTGAGTGTACCGGAGGCTCCTTGTAAAACCCAGTTCTCAtgtctcacctgtaaaatgagtttGGTCTAGGTGATTGTTGTACCTTTCTATGCCTAGAGTTCTGTGTTTCCCTCATTCTGATTTTATTCCACGACTTCAAGTGTTTTACGTTCTTTGGCTGCTGAGTTCCATTTTGCTGGGAGCACAATGCTTCACTGACAGTAGGTAGGTGACAGAGATGTATGTGCTGAGTACATGAGGGGTGGTCAGGAAGTATTCAGCTTGAAACTGCTCAGAACCTAGAATGGTGACAGGGTTGCTGCTCAGTCATCCCACTGCGGGTATGGTCCTGGGTGAGCAGGAATGGGTTTCTGTTACAGGTGTCTGTGACATTCAGGGATGTGGCTGTGTTCTTCAGCCGGGACGAGTGGCTGTGCCTAGACTCTGCGCAGAGAACCTTGTACCAGGAGGTGATGCTGGAGAACTACAGCACCCTGTTCTCTCTGGGTAAGGACATTTCCTTGTGATGTAGAATCTGCTGGGGGAGCACCTTGGTGCCCTCTCCGAGGAGGGCGTGGCCAGACTCAGCCCACAGGTAGACTCAGAAAGCAGCGGTTGCTGTTGCCCTCAGCTGCAGGGACAAGTCTCAGCTTGGCACAGTTGGTGATGGGCATCCTCTCTGTACTCTTCCTGTCTTCTGCCCCCTGGACTCTGTCCCTCTGCGTCTTACAGGAGGTTCCAGCTTAGAGGAATGTACAACCAGAGCCCTGACTTTCTTCCCGAGACCACTTCCTGGCCCTCCTCTGGGAGCCTGGTTTTAAGCCCTTCTCAGAACAAATCTATTTACTCTTAACTGTCCTTTGCCCCAGACTCTGGGGCTGGATCTGAGTGAGTGACTGGCCACTCATGTCTGCACCATGGATTCATTCTCTTTCTTGCTCATGAACAGGGATTCTGTTTTCCAAACCAAAAGTTATCCTCCGGTTAGAACAAGGGGAAGACCCCTGGATGGTGGAAAATGGAGTTTCTCAAAGCACATATCTAGGTGAGTGACAGTAATTGGGAAATGGGCATAGCATTTCCAAGCTGCTTGGGCTTTGCTGATCGGTAAGGAGGAGATACTGACCAAGACGCTCCTTGATGTGTCAGGATAGGTGGGAAATGCTGGGAAGGGCATATCGTCACTCGACCTTTTTGAGTACTTGGTATAGCAGGCTCAGAGGGAGAGTTGAATTCTTCCAGTATGAGTTGTACTTTGTCATATGTCCTTTGTAATTTGAATGCAGAGCATGTAATGTGTAAAGGTTTGTGATTcatatcttcttccttttttcttttactggtttgattattttcttaaattattttctttttatgatttgaACAAACCTTTTATCACTACAATGCATTCCTCATTGTCCCACCTTGGGTCTTTGCTTTGACTAACCTGCTACTTTTTACACATGGTTTAGCTAAAAAACCAAAATgatgcatgtatatttatgtacTATGCAAGAGAGAGACAGCAAGGTTAGCAAAATGGTAACAGTTATTGAATTTAGGCAGAAGGTTTGCAGATATTAAACATAGCTTTCTCCTCATTCTTTTGGtgtgaaacaattttaaaataacatgttcCATCacttctcggccttttggctaagatctaAGTGTAGTATCTGTTCTTAACAGTTTAAAATAGTATGGTCCAGACCCTGGCGGCTAAAATGTATCTCTCAGTCTCTAAAATCCCTGTGGGTTGCTGAATCATAAGGTCTTGGTTTctgttgcattttaaattttgtctttgcTTCTCACACTGGAGGATGACTCACTCTTTTGAGTTTTGCTCCTTGTCAGGAACTTATTTATCCTGATGGCAAAAGATAGGTTTTCTGTGTCAGTTCAGTCTGTGTTTCTATTTATGAGTTCTGTCTTGAGATTTTTGCCTTTGGTTTGACTAGAGTATTTCCTGACTAATGTTTCAGAAAGGTTCATGTATACTCTATTTGTACCTGTCTAATATCAATTCTTTTCCCTCTCCTGTGGGAATTATGTTTTGAATCTAGAACTCTGgcatcagtttttatttcctaGAAATTGTTCAGCCTTTGTTCCACTGCTTTGGGGTTGAGTATTGTTGACTGTAAGCCTCTCTTTCCCCCACCACCTCTGTTTCCATTTAGAaaacccttttctcctttttcattttttgatatCCTTTTTATCTTGAAATTCACAAGTTTCATTAAGCTATAtcaaggaagttttttttttttaatactcttcaGCATTCATGGGGGCCACTGCTTTGAAGACCCaagtctttttttcatttcagtgatttttttctctaccCACTTACTGACAAATATTCTGCCATATTCCATGGACAGTTGGAGGTGCATGACTGTAAGAATAACAATATGAAACAGAAATTCAGTCACAgctttcagaaataaatatatctgtTGAATGAGTTTCAAATTTGGTTGTGAGCTTTCTGATTGGCAAAGAAATTACTAATTTcaaattgactatattcttttgtaagattttaaaaattaattatttttaatttatttgaggtGTGCATGGTATTaaagtgagaaacagaaaaacaaaagaaaagattggTTTGAAATTTTACCAACCATACTGAgtcattgttaatattttactatTCTTTCAGACTATGAATATTTGAGTGTGTTTGTATAtgagaaagacacacagagaaacagattGATTGTACATATTGTTCTTGAGCTTGTTTTTAGTTATAAATGTTCAATTATTTAGCCATCATTGAATAGAGGTCTACCTCATTGAAAGAACTCTACTGTATTGTTAAGCCATATTTTATTAAACAGTCTTCCTTTTGGAAATTTTAGTTTCCCATTTTTCACTATTAATATTGTTATCATTGCTGTCATGGCTGtggaatataaaagtaaaagGAAGGGGTAAAGTTCCAAATAATTATAGCACAAAGGcacaagtcagtcagttcagttgctaagttgtgtctgactctttgtgaccccatgaaccgcagcatgccaagcttctctgtccatcaccaactcccagagtttacccaaactcatgtccattgagtcagtgatgccatccaaccatctcatcctctgttgtccacttctcctcctgccctcaatcttccccagcatcagggtcttttccaatgagtcagctctttgcatcaagtggccaaaaattggagtttcaacttcaacatcagtccttccaatgaacactcaggactaatctcctttaggatggactggttggatctccttgcagtccaagggactctcaagagtctcctccaacaccacagttcaaaagcatcaattcttctgcactcagctctctttatagtccaactctcacatccatacatgactactggaaaaaccatagccttgactagatggacctttgttgacaaagtaatgtctctgcttttgaatatgctctctaggttagtcataactttccttccaagtagtgtcttttaatttcttggctgcagtcaccatctgcagtgattttagagccccccaaaataaaatcagccactgtttccccatctatttcccatgaagtgatgggaccggatgccatgatcttagttttctgaatgttgatctttaagccaactttttcactctcctctttcactttgatcaagaggcttttgagttcctcttctctttctgccataagggtggtgtcatctgcatatctgaagttattgatatttctctggcaatcttgattccagcttgtgct
The DNA window shown above is from Bos indicus x Bos taurus breed Angus x Brahman F1 hybrid chromosome 7, Bos_hybrid_MaternalHap_v2.0, whole genome shotgun sequence and carries:
- the ZNF879 gene encoding zinc finger protein 879 isoform X2, translated to MATRLLPAQALVSVTFRDVAVFFSRDEWLCLDSAQRTLYQEVMLENYSTLFSLGILFSKPKVILRLEQGEDPWMVENGVSQSTYLDLPCQALCSPLTGKLRRKEWPWICCLLR